A section of the Gloeobacter violaceus PCC 7421 genome encodes:
- a CDS encoding ISKra4-like element ISGvi7 family transposase (programmed frameshift) — translation MTMDLTPQQQLAVKEHLDAVAAILYQNTPPEQLTTLEGIELAVRQHINQAVGPQLAPFFVQTITGTVAGYARHITTGIGPVQITQKQAQILQLKPGTRLSPHMEKCCLLVSANVSYQHAERDIETLTGLRVSHATQQRLVQRQHFELPVAKEPELVEELSVDGGKVRLRTEPGQACEWRDYKAVRLHGIATAAMYRDNDGLVEWVNRQNLALPVTCLGDGHDGIWNIVERISRCESRREILDWYHLKENLYKVGGSLNRLKRAESDLWRGKAEEAMGRFEGWKAEQVKRFCQYLSKHKARIVNYGYLQAEQVCSVGSGAVESAVKQIDRRLKISGAQWKVENVPRVLAHRTAYLNGLLTN, via the exons ATGACTATGGACCTCACGCCACAACAGCAACTGGCCGTCAAGGAGCATCTCGATGCTGTCGCAGCTATCCTCTACCAGAACACCCCGCCCGAGCAGTTGACCACTCTCGAAGGCATCGAACTCGCCGTCCGCCAACACATCAACCAAGCCGTCGGACCCCAGCTTGCCC CTTTTTTTGTCCAGACAATTACAGGCACGGTTGCTGGCTATGCCCGCCACATCACCACCGGCATCGGCCCCGTCCAAATCACCCAAAAACAAGCGCAAATCCTCCAGCTCAAGCCCGGCACCCGACTAAGTCCGCACATGGAAAAGTGTTGCTTGCTTGTGAGTGCCAACGTCTCCTACCAGCACGCCGAGCGGGATATCGAGACCTTGACGGGTCTTCGTGTCAGCCATGCCACGCAGCAACGTCTGGTCCAAAGACAGCATTTTGAGTTGCCCGTCGCAAAAGAGCCTGAACTCGTCGAGGAATTGTCGGTCGATGGCGGCAAGGTGCGCCTGCGCACCGAGCCGGGCCAAGCCTGCGAGTGGCGCGACTACAAGGCGGTGCGGCTGCACGGCATCGCTACCGCCGCGATGTATCGCGACAACGACGGCCTTGTGGAGTGGGTGAACCGCCAGAACCTGGCGCTCCCCGTCACTTGCCTCGGTGACGGTCACGACGGCATCTGGAACATCGTCGAGCGCATCAGCCGTTGTGAGAGTCGGCGGGAGATTCTCGACTGGTATCACCTGAAGGAGAATCTGTACAAAGTGGGCGGGTCGTTGAATCGACTGAAGCGCGCGGAGTCTGATTTGTGGCGAGGAAAGGCGGAGGAGGCGATGGGCCGATTTGAGGGATGGAAGGCGGAGCAGGTAAAAAGGTTTTGCCAGTACCTGAGCAAGCACAAAGCACGGATTGTGAACTACGGGTATTTACAAGCAGAACAAGTCTGTTCGGTAGGTTCGGGGGCAGTGGAGTCGGCGGTCAAGCAGATAGACCGGCGGCTGAAAATATCGGGTGCTCAGTGGAAGGTGGAGAATGTGCCACGGGTGTTGGCCCATCGGACGGCTTACTTGAATGGCCTACTCACAAACTGA
- a CDS encoding HepT-like ribonuclease domain-containing protein, which translates to MRSDVSRLEDIAQAIRRIEEKMDLEQFATDEMLQVWVLFHLQIIGEAARSLSQNLKLRYDNVPWSQIIGFCNQVAHEYFKVDWVHLTYLISINA; encoded by the coding sequence ATGAGAAGCGATGTCTCTCGACTGGAGGATATAGCGCAAGCCATCCGAAGAATTGAAGAAAAAATGGATCTTGAACAATTTGCAACGGATGAAATGTTGCAGGTTTGGGTGCTGTTTCATTTGCAAATTATTGGTGAAGCGGCCAGATCACTTTCGCAGAACTTAAAATTGCGCTATGACAATGTGCCTTGGTCGCAAATCATTGGATTTTGCAACCAAGTCGCGCACGAATATTTCAAAGTCGACTGGGTGCATCTCACTTATTTGATAAGCATAAATGCTTAG